A single window of Gloeocapsa sp. DLM2.Bin57 DNA harbors:
- a CDS encoding DNA helicase, with protein MSISPVRLAISLDFLDAFSKLPKQIQHKTHKLIDNFQKNPQHRGLNYESIRHARDPYLKSLRVDQTYRAIVRQPEQGHTYILLWIDHHDLAYNWAQNRLCKINPESGAVQIIDLELAKSTETEINQRYTPDIPRRFQNISNRNFLRLGVPEEFLEAVRSVVTDEDIDQLLPQLPEEAADAIVMLGAGYALEKVLEEHQKKQTEYIDTSNLETALNRDDSKRRFYVVENESDLLAMLTEPLEKWRVFLHPSQRRLVEKDWKGPVRVLGGAGTGKTVVAMHRAKWLAQHRFNQPEDLIFLTTFSKNLAIDIEMNLRKICSPEIQKRIHVENIDSWVSNFLKKEGITNKIAYDDQVKALWQKVYRQAPSSLSLSLSFYQDEWKKVIQAHNILTLKDYLAISRVGRGTSLQRTQRVAVWSVFAQYRALLQEEGFKEFDDALREAYHLLQGKSLPFRSIIVDEAQDMSEGVFRLLLAMVGNSKNNLFIVGDPHQRIYSHQVVLSRCGIEIRGRSRKLRINYRTTQQIGQWARSILQDINFDDLDGRSDNLTDYHSLLSGEEPLIQGFSSQTKEIKFLQQKIKQISNHVPLESICLVLRTNYLIEIYQQALEKYNILTYKIRPNEADYQSLPGLRITTMHRVKGLQFEYIFLPCLNQDILPLEKALKSAPDLTTRENLLNLERSLLYVAATRAKQLVTISYYGKPSPFLYL; from the coding sequence ATGTCTATTTCTCCTGTTCGGTTGGCGATATCTCTTGATTTTTTAGATGCTTTTAGCAAATTACCTAAACAAATTCAACATAAAACTCATAAATTAATCGATAATTTCCAAAAAAATCCTCAGCACAGGGGATTAAACTATGAGTCCATTAGACACGCTCGTGATCCTTATCTAAAATCTTTGCGTGTTGATCAAACCTATAGAGCGATCGTTCGTCAACCTGAGCAAGGTCATACTTATATATTATTATGGATCGACCACCATGATCTAGCTTATAACTGGGCTCAAAATCGATTATGTAAAATTAATCCTGAATCTGGAGCAGTACAAATCATCGATCTAGAGTTAGCCAAAAGTACAGAAACGGAGATTAATCAGCGTTATACTCCTGATATACCTCGTCGATTTCAAAATATTTCTAACCGTAACTTTTTGCGTTTAGGAGTCCCTGAAGAGTTCCTCGAAGCAGTAAGATCTGTAGTTACTGATGAGGATATTGACCAACTTTTACCACAGCTTCCCGAAGAAGCCGCCGATGCTATTGTAATGTTGGGTGCGGGTTATGCTCTAGAGAAGGTACTAGAAGAGCATCAGAAAAAACAAACAGAGTATATAGATACCAGTAATTTAGAAACAGCTTTAAACAGAGATGATAGTAAGCGCCGTTTTTATGTAGTTGAAAATGAATCAGATTTGTTGGCGATGTTAACAGAGCCTTTGGAAAAATGGCGAGTGTTTCTGCATCCTAGTCAACGTCGTCTCGTCGAAAAGGATTGGAAAGGTCCTGTACGCGTCTTAGGTGGTGCAGGTACGGGTAAAACTGTGGTGGCGATGCACCGTGCTAAATGGTTGGCTCAACATCGTTTTAATCAACCAGAAGACCTAATTTTCTTGACCACTTTTAGCAAAAATTTGGCTATTGATATTGAGATGAATTTGCGTAAAATCTGTTCACCTGAGATACAAAAGCGTATTCATGTAGAAAATATTGATTCTTGGGTCAGTAATTTTTTGAAAAAAGAAGGTATAACTAACAAAATTGCCTACGATGACCAGGTAAAAGCTCTTTGGCAGAAAGTTTATCGTCAAGCACCTTCTTCTCTGTCTCTGTCTTTATCTTTTTATCAAGATGAGTGGAAGAAAGTGATCCAAGCTCATAATATTTTGACTCTCAAGGATTATTTAGCGATTTCTCGGGTAGGAAGGGGGACTAGTTTACAGCGAACCCAAAGAGTAGCGGTTTGGTCAGTATTCGCTCAATATCGCGCTCTCCTTCAAGAAGAGGGATTCAAGGAGTTTGATGATGCTTTGCGAGAGGCTTATCATCTACTTCAAGGTAAGTCCTTACCTTTTCGCTCGATTATCGTTGATGAAGCTCAAGATATGAGTGAAGGTGTCTTTCGCTTACTATTAGCTATGGTTGGCAATAGTAAAAATAATCTTTTTATCGTCGGTGATCCTCATCAGCGTATCTATTCACATCAGGTGGTGTTGAGTCGTTGTGGAATCGAGATTCGAGGTCGATCGCGTAAATTAAGAATCAATTATCGTACTACACAGCAGATTGGGCAGTGGGCAAGGTCTATATTACAAGATATTAACTTTGATGATCTCGATGGACGCTCTGATAACCTCACAGACTATCATTCTTTACTCAGTGGTGAAGAACCTTTGATTCAAGGATTCTCCTCCCAAACAAAGGAAATCAAGTTTTTACAACAAAAGATTAAGCAAATATCTAATCATGTTCCTCTAGAGAGTATTTGTTTAGTGTTGAGAACTAATTATTTGATTGAGATTTACCAACAAGCTTTAGAAAAATATAATATTCTTACTTACAAAATTCGCCCTAATGAAGCTGACTATCAATCACTACCAGGTCTGCGCATTACGACTATGCACCGAGTCAAAGGATTACAGTTTGAATATATTTTTCTTCCCTGTCTTAATCAAGATATTCTCCCTCTGGAAAAAGCTTTAAAATCAGCTCCTGATCTAACTACACGTGAAAATCTTCTCAATCTGGAGCGATCGCTATTGTACGTTGCAGCAACCCGAGCTAAACAGTTGGTTACTATTAGTTATTATGGTAAACCTAGCCCTTTTTTGTATTTATAA
- the rimM gene encoding ribosome maturation factor RimM produces MNDQWLEIGEIVAPQGLKGELRVKNSSDFPERFTQLGKRWLQRPQESVPEVVELVSSYPIPGKNIYVVKLAQVSDRTAAENLKGAKLLVDKSDRPELGVDEYHVPDLINLSVYHQIDGTKIGIVTAVLFLGNDLLEVTLEGKENKVLIPFVKEIVPVVDLETQRIEINPPVGLLEL; encoded by the coding sequence ATGAATGATCAATGGTTGGAAATTGGGGAGATTGTTGCTCCCCAAGGTTTAAAAGGGGAATTAAGGGTTAAAAATAGTAGTGATTTCCCCGAAAGATTTACCCAACTAGGGAAAAGATGGTTACAACGTCCCCAGGAGAGTGTCCCAGAAGTAGTAGAATTAGTCTCAAGTTACCCAATTCCTGGTAAGAATATTTATGTAGTTAAGTTAGCTCAAGTAAGCGATCGCACGGCAGCAGAAAACTTAAAAGGTGCTAAATTGTTGGTTGACAAAAGCGATCGTCCTGAATTAGGTGTTGATGAATATCACGTACCCGATTTAATTAACCTGTCGGTATATCATCAAATCGACGGGACGAAAATTGGGATAGTGACTGCTGTTTTATTTTTAGGTAACGATTTATTAGAAGTAACCCTAGAAGGGAAAGAAAATAAAGTCTTGATACCCTTTGTTAAAGAAATAGTACCCGTGGTAGATTTAGAAACTCAACGTATTGAAATTAATCCACCTGTGGGGTTATTAGAATTATAA
- a CDS encoding UDP-N-acetylmuramoyl-L-alanyl-D-glutamate--2,6-diaminopimelate ligase encodes MKLTELIPAIAINPSCLAKEITGLSTNSQTCQPGDLFIGMPGTKVDGGTFWRDAIAKGAIAALITPDAFNQVPPTAADCVVATENIIADCAQIAAKFYGYPAQKLSLIGVTGTNGKTTTTHLIEFFLNQSHLPTALLGTLYTRWRNHQVTAVHTTPFAVDLQAQLAQAVAAGNQYGVMEVSSHALSQGRVAGCGFKVGVFTNLTQDHLDFHRDMEDYFQAKSLLFTPEYLQGRAIINQDDAYGQRLITSLAKEQVWSYSIEDSNADIWTSDLVYQSTGVSGKIHTPMGIKEFNSPLVGQFNLANLLAAYAAVLAMGIEIDLTSLAQFPGVPGRMERVQIQPNQDITVIVDYAHTPDSLENLLTAARPFISGQMICVFGCGGDRDRTKRPLMAKIAATLADQVVVTSDNPRTENPEQIIADILEGIPLGVTPLVESDRATAIHKAIALGKPGDAILIAGKGHEDYQILGTTKIHFDDREQAKIALENRV; translated from the coding sequence GTTTAGCCAAAGAAATCACAGGATTGAGTACTAATTCTCAAACTTGTCAACCAGGAGACTTGTTTATTGGTATGCCAGGTACTAAAGTAGATGGAGGTACATTTTGGCGTGATGCTATAGCCAAAGGAGCGATCGCCGCTTTAATTACTCCTGATGCTTTTAATCAAGTTCCCCCTACTGCTGCTGATTGCGTGGTAGCTACAGAAAATATTATCGCCGATTGTGCTCAAATCGCTGCTAAATTTTATGGTTATCCCGCGCAAAAATTATCTTTAATTGGGGTAACGGGGACAAATGGAAAAACAACTACTACTCATCTCATCGAGTTTTTCCTAAATCAATCTCACTTACCTACAGCTTTACTAGGTACTCTCTACACGCGTTGGCGCAATCATCAGGTAACCGCAGTACACACAACACCCTTTGCAGTAGATTTACAAGCACAATTAGCCCAAGCTGTAGCTGCTGGTAATCAATATGGAGTCATGGAAGTAAGTTCTCACGCTTTAAGTCAAGGTAGGGTAGCAGGTTGTGGTTTTAAAGTAGGGGTATTTACTAATTTAACCCAAGATCACCTGGATTTTCATCGGGATATGGAAGATTATTTTCAAGCTAAATCTCTGTTATTTACCCCTGAATATCTTCAAGGACGTGCCATTATTAATCAAGACGATGCTTATGGTCAACGTTTGATTACTAGCTTAGCTAAAGAGCAAGTTTGGTCTTATAGTATTGAGGATAGTAACGCCGATATTTGGACTAGTGATTTAGTCTATCAATCAACTGGTGTAAGTGGCAAAATTCATACACCAATGGGAATAAAAGAGTTTAATTCACCATTGGTGGGTCAATTTAATTTAGCTAATTTACTCGCTGCTTACGCTGCTGTGTTAGCTATGGGTATTGAGATTGACCTAACTAGTTTAGCACAATTTCCTGGTGTTCCAGGACGAATGGAAAGGGTACAAATACAACCTAATCAGGATATCACCGTTATTGTTGATTATGCTCATACTCCTGATAGTTTAGAGAATTTATTAACAGCTGCTAGACCTTTTATTTCAGGACAAATGATCTGTGTGTTCGGTTGTGGAGGCGATCGCGATCGCACCAAACGCCCTCTGATGGCTAAAATAGCAGCAACACTAGCTGATCAAGTCGTGGTTACCTCCGATAATCCTCGTACAGAAAATCCCGAGCAAATCATTGCGGATATCTTAGAGGGAATCCCTCTCGGAGTTACTCCCCTAGTAGAAAGCGATCGCGCGACTGCTATACACAAAGCGATCGCCCTGGGTAAACCTGGTGATGCTATTTTAATCGCGGGAAAAGGTCATGAAGATTATCAAATTCTCGGGACAACTAAAATTCACTTTGACGATCGCGAACAAGCTAAAATTGCTTTAGAAAATCGTGTGTAA
- a CDS encoding DEAD/DEAH box helicase, with protein sequence MIPSLLASEIKNSIAEFLATEVSLATPSLANSLQVDTSFFLGLPLRQGTIRDLSLGFTHYLHQELAFKRLQAPNYQSTLIVTKTPSSQTEYYLMPILDHCYQHKHKKGIKAILVYPFDSLAINQSKYLASLLQGNPKLNNNLSAGLLLNTSREEKHQSTDINILRQNPPDILLTSPKMLNYLLLSPLNQQIWARNTSSTLRYLVIEALHTFDQTQSSDLAGLIRRLKARLNTPRNHLVCVGTLVSLTVKDNQQELLTYAKTLFDETFLASGIIRENRLSSSEFLVDATINPQPIPTDCELLNPKNYQNLTKYLETQYQLWFNLPLNSNWNSELANHLQSLPIIHNIFKIFDSQPIISQQDLQTKLAETNSFPSHNNPEYPTLVLDSLFSLLAIAINPEGNPWVEFQVQFSLTSLTKMVKRVTSLASMVIATIYNSPYHNHSPELTVFADLAEDVLTTSLYQITIRIALAQFLVTTSQGISVQIISQQLPNYWRAKLGNDLDYVSTFLPPDLESLSGKLSPQLLQLLNQRLESEAIAELGLRSRDHGSLETTATCSISLEKLFFTPACQELLGILTSQISGLERLQLEDVERFILGLVYHLRQKVGIFANITPEKPVNLLTTSWYQNWLDKIFSPYSPLIVNQLENLSAIILDNLVRKGILKVDKANQIRGIAAEALLLNNQTYSLNCNQCGHQIICDPSELLLWTKMPCLCYQCQGNYRQPSESKTNFLRNFYRESKLQGIYVQDTPLSEGKIRDADSLTITITNNTQQIYKPVKIIKQGVDSLYLDLDITLKQQLIAYSLDCWVISGISVDELPEKLGVVLNNIQKLPPKSFPYNWLEFCHNNQQRILANFAKIFSEQIKPITQQQLQDFMATTQAGGMSHLILNRLQKLATNREQIKKQLQTLTLANKHEEIELLKKINKKSILDFLTEEELFTEYVLPNTQENLLSTTLENSQDKSSPVIPQSSSFVSPYLEEIITVETNLEAQTELPWTELEEILFDEHSLTLLAHMRQYKWLFPNVGYELTNQKGTVIGEAEFAWVEQKTALLLDDTYSQTFQNYGWNVSTVAATLEQPEVFRQKYLRYQ encoded by the coding sequence ATGATTCCTTCTCTACTTGCTAGCGAAATCAAAAACAGTATCGCCGAGTTTCTTGCTACAGAAGTTAGTCTCGCGACACCTAGTTTGGCAAACTCTCTTCAGGTAGATACTTCTTTTTTTCTAGGATTACCCTTGCGTCAAGGAACAATCCGTGATCTGAGTTTGGGTTTTACGCATTATCTTCACCAGGAGTTAGCCTTTAAACGGTTACAAGCACCTAATTATCAATCTACACTAATAGTAACAAAAACACCATCGAGTCAAACAGAATACTACTTAATGCCTATTTTAGACCATTGTTATCAACATAAGCACAAAAAAGGTATAAAAGCTATTCTTGTCTATCCTTTTGACTCCTTAGCTATAAATCAATCAAAATATCTAGCTAGTTTGCTTCAAGGTAACCCTAAACTCAACAATAACCTGAGCGCGGGATTATTGCTCAATACCTCGAGGGAAGAAAAACATCAGAGCACAGATATCAATATCCTGCGCCAAAATCCCCCAGATATCTTATTAACTAGCCCTAAAATGCTCAATTATTTACTGTTGAGTCCACTTAATCAACAGATTTGGGCAAGAAATACCTCATCAACCCTTCGTTACTTAGTTATAGAAGCATTACATACCTTTGACCAAACACAGAGTAGTGATTTAGCTGGTTTAATCAGACGTCTTAAAGCACGGTTGAATACACCCAGAAACCATTTAGTCTGTGTAGGAACTTTAGTCAGTTTAACAGTAAAAGACAATCAGCAAGAACTCTTAACTTACGCTAAAACCCTATTTGATGAAACTTTCTTAGCATCAGGGATAATCAGAGAAAATAGGCTCAGTTCAAGTGAATTTTTAGTAGATGCTACCATTAACCCTCAACCAATACCTACTGACTGTGAACTACTTAATCCCAAAAATTACCAAAACCTAACCAAGTATCTGGAAACTCAATATCAACTTTGGTTTAATCTCCCCCTCAACTCTAATTGGAATAGTGAATTAGCCAACCATCTCCAGTCTTTACCGATTATCCACAACATCTTCAAAATTTTTGACTCTCAACCAATTATTTCTCAACAAGATTTACAAACAAAATTAGCTGAAACTAATAGTTTTCCCTCTCACAATAACCCTGAATATCCTACACTAGTTCTAGATAGCCTCTTTTCCCTCTTGGCGATCGCTATCAATCCTGAAGGAAATCCCTGGGTAGAATTTCAGGTGCAATTTTCCTTAACTTCCTTAACTAAAATGGTCAAGAGAGTTACTAGCTTAGCTAGCATGGTGATTGCTACTATCTATAACTCCCCCTATCATAATCATTCCCCTGAATTAACCGTCTTCGCTGATTTAGCAGAAGATGTCTTAACAACAAGTCTCTACCAAATTACTATCCGTATTGCTTTAGCTCAGTTTTTAGTTACAACTAGTCAAGGTATATCAGTACAAATAATTTCTCAACAACTTCCCAATTATTGGCGAGCTAAATTAGGTAATGATCTAGATTATGTCTCTACATTTCTACCCCCTGATTTAGAGTCTCTCTCGGGTAAATTATCTCCTCAATTACTGCAATTACTCAATCAACGCTTAGAATCAGAAGCGATCGCCGAACTTGGTTTAAGATCTAGGGATCATGGTTCACTAGAAACTACAGCTACCTGTAGTATAAGTCTAGAAAAACTCTTCTTCACTCCAGCTTGTCAAGAATTATTAGGGATTTTAACTAGCCAAATTAGTGGACTAGAAAGACTACAACTAGAAGATGTAGAGCGATTTATCCTCGGTTTAGTCTATCATCTTCGTCAAAAAGTAGGAATTTTCGCTAATATTACCCCTGAAAAACCTGTTAATTTATTAACAACTTCCTGGTATCAAAATTGGCTAGATAAAATATTTTCCCCTTATTCACCTTTAATTGTTAATCAATTAGAAAATTTATCGGCAATTATCCTGGATAACTTAGTTAGAAAAGGTATCTTGAAGGTGGATAAAGCTAATCAAATTAGAGGTATTGCAGCAGAAGCATTGCTACTTAATAATCAGACTTATTCCCTTAACTGTAATCAATGTGGACATCAGATTATCTGCGATCCTAGTGAATTATTGCTTTGGACAAAAATGCCTTGTTTATGCTATCAATGTCAAGGAAATTATAGGCAGCCAAGTGAATCAAAAACTAATTTCTTGCGTAACTTTTATCGAGAAAGTAAATTACAAGGTATTTATGTACAAGATACTCCCTTATCAGAAGGTAAAATCAGAGATGCTGACTCCCTAACGATAACGATAACTAATAATACACAGCAAATATATAAGCCTGTCAAAATAATTAAACAGGGAGTAGATTCACTCTATTTAGATTTAGATATAACTCTCAAACAACAATTAATCGCTTATAGCTTAGATTGTTGGGTAATTAGTGGGATTAGTGTAGATGAACTACCAGAAAAACTAGGAGTTGTTCTCAATAATATACAAAAATTGCCGCCAAAATCTTTTCCCTATAATTGGTTAGAATTTTGCCACAATAATCAACAGCGAATCTTAGCTAATTTTGCCAAAATATTTTCAGAACAAATCAAACCTATAACTCAACAACAACTCCAAGATTTCATGGCAACAACTCAAGCAGGAGGAATGAGTCACCTTATCCTCAATCGGTTACAGAAATTAGCTACAAACCGGGAGCAAATAAAAAAACAACTTCAAACCTTAACTCTTGCTAATAAGCATGAAGAAATAGAATTACTTAAAAAGATTAACAAAAAAAGTATTTTAGATTTCTTGACAGAAGAAGAGCTATTTACCGAATACGTTTTACCCAATACTCAAGAAAATTTACTCAGCACAACTTTAGAAAACTCTCAAGATAAATCTAGCCCAGTTATTCCCCAATCTTCCTCTTTTGTTTCCCCCTACCTAGAAGAAATTATTACAGTTGAAACCAACTTAGAAGCACAAACAGAACTACCCTGGACAGAATTAGAAGAGATACTCTTTGATGAACATAGTTTAACTTTATTAGCTCATATGAGACAATATAAATGGTTATTTCCCAATGTAGGTTACGAATTAACTAATCAAAAAGGAACAGTTATCGGTGAAGCTGAATTTGCTTGGGTAGAGCAGAAAACAGCTTTATTACTCGATGATACTTACAGCCAAACTTTTCAAAATTATGGCTGGAATGTCTCTACTGTTGCAGCTACCCTGGAACAACCAGAAGTTTTTCGTCAAAAATATCTACGGTATCAATAA